A single region of the Ziziphus jujuba cultivar Dongzao chromosome 10, ASM3175591v1 genome encodes:
- the LOC107412011 gene encoding branched-chain-amino-acid aminotransferase-like protein 1 isoform X2 has translation MAKEVEVEVIHSWSTPRSLSTSLMYSFAQDPDGNKVVKEVIFGRGTKKYRFCKHIAKQWVSGLPRDLMTKGKHFILIRSPLDILPSFNKVVPPSFEELGLGYLISIYNELCELGNPPPIIDAAELHEDPEATLRCLCEDLDIPFQSSMLKWEAGPKPIDGIWAPWWYKSVHKSTCFEPAKKYPVPFTFAYYDLLEQCLPLYNSLRRHVKKSLCLLKSPLPRPDLPVPANEKLLAWVGDELLPRESAKVSVFDSVVQGGDSVWEGLRVYSGKVFKLEEHLDRMFDSAKALAFKNVPTREEVKEAIFKTLIRNGMFDNAHIRLSLTRGKKVTSGMSPEFNLYGCTLIVLAEWKPPVYDNSSGITLVTATTRRNSPNNLDSKIHHNNLLNNILAKIEGNNANAADAIMLDKDGYVSETNATNIFLVKRGQVLTPHADYCLPGITRATIMELVVKENLVLEERRISLSEFHTADEVWTTGTMGELTPVVKIDGRDIGDGKVGPVTRRLQNAYKNLTEESGVPIPTYHKS, from the exons ATGGCGAAAGAAGTGGAGGTGGAGGTCATTCATTCATGGTCTACTCCGAGATCTCTCAGCACCAGCCTCATGTACTCTTTTGCCCag GACCCTGACGGAAATAAGGTTGTCAAAGAAGTCATTTTCGGTCGCGGCACAAAGAAGTATAGGTTCTGTAAG CATATAGCAAAGCAATGGGTGTCTGGTTTACCGAGAGACTTAATGACGAAAGGAAAGCACTTCATATTGATTCGTAGTCCCCTTGACATTTTG CCATCGTTTAATAAGGTAGTGCCACCTTCCTTTGAAGAGTTGGGTCTGGGATACTTGATATCCATATACAATGAGCTCTGTGAGTTGGGAAACCCACCACCGATAATTGATGCAGCCGAACTTCATGAAGACCCTGAG GCTACACTACGATGTCTTTGTGAAGATTTGGATATTCCTTTTCAATCTTCAATGCTCAA ATGGGAAGCTGGTCCAAAACCAATAGATGGGATTTGGGCACCTTGGTGGTATAAAAGTGTACATAAATCAACATGTTTTGAGCCAGCAAAAAAGTACCCTGTG CCATTTACATTTGCTTACTATGACTTGCTGGAGCAATGCCTACCCCTCTACAACTCACTTCGACGCCATGTGAAGAAATCATTATGTCTCCTCAAGTCTCCCTTACCTCGTCCTGATCTTCCTGTTCCTGCCAACGAGAAGCTACTTGCATGGGTTGGTGATGAGCTTCTACCGCGTGAGAGTGCaaag GTTTCTGTGTTTGACTCTGTTGTCCAAGGCGGAGATTCAGTTTGGGAGGGACTCCGAGTTTATTCTGGGAAAGTATTTAAGCTTGAGGAGCATTTAGATAG GATGTTTGACTCTGCAAAGGCTTTGGCTTTCAAAAATGTTCCTACACGAGAAGAG GTCAAAGAAGCCATCTTCAAAACTCTTATTCGGAATGGAATGTTTGACAATGCACACATCCGACTAAGTCTAACACGTGGAAAAAAG GTTACCTCTGGCATGAGCCCGGAGTTCAATCTTTATGGTTGCACATTAATTG TGCTCGCAGAGTGGAAACCTCCTGTCTATGATAATTCAAGTGGTATAACTCTGGTTACAGCTACTACACGTCGTAATTCACCAAAT AACTTGGATTCGAAGATTCACCACAACAACCTTCTGAATAATATACTTGCAAAG ATAGAAGGCAATAATGCAAACGCTGCTGATGCAATCATGCTCGACAAGGATGGTTATGTGTCTGAAACAAATGCTACCAACATT TTTTTGGTGAAAAGAGGCCAGGTCTTAACGCCTCATGCTGATTACTGTCTTCCTGGCATAACTCGAGCAACT ATCATGGAACTGGTGGTGAAGGAAAACTTGGTCTTGGAGGAGCGAAGAATAAGTCTATCAGAGTTTCATACTGCTGATGAG GTTTGGACAACCGGAACAATGGGAGAACTGACTCCT GTTGTAAAGATAGATGGTCGTGATATTGGTGATGGTAAAGTGGGGCCAGTGACTCGAAGATTACAAAATGCTTACAAAAATCTGACAGAAGAGTCAGGAGTGCCCATTCCAACCTACCATAAAAGTTAA
- the LOC107412011 gene encoding branched-chain-amino-acid aminotransferase-like protein 1 isoform X1 → MAKEVEVEVIHSWSTPRSLSTSLMYSFAQRDDIEVIDEPLYSNFLRVTGFERPYRDELLSKMDPDGNKVVKEVIFGRGTKKYRFCKHIAKQWVSGLPRDLMTKGKHFILIRSPLDILPSFNKVVPPSFEELGLGYLISIYNELCELGNPPPIIDAAELHEDPEATLRCLCEDLDIPFQSSMLKWEAGPKPIDGIWAPWWYKSVHKSTCFEPAKKYPVPFTFAYYDLLEQCLPLYNSLRRHVKKSLCLLKSPLPRPDLPVPANEKLLAWVGDELLPRESAKVSVFDSVVQGGDSVWEGLRVYSGKVFKLEEHLDRMFDSAKALAFKNVPTREEVKEAIFKTLIRNGMFDNAHIRLSLTRGKKVTSGMSPEFNLYGCTLIVLAEWKPPVYDNSSGITLVTATTRRNSPNNLDSKIHHNNLLNNILAKIEGNNANAADAIMLDKDGYVSETNATNIFLVKRGQVLTPHADYCLPGITRATIMELVVKENLVLEERRISLSEFHTADEVWTTGTMGELTPVVKIDGRDIGDGKVGPVTRRLQNAYKNLTEESGVPIPTYHKS, encoded by the exons ATGGCGAAAGAAGTGGAGGTGGAGGTCATTCATTCATGGTCTACTCCGAGATCTCTCAGCACCAGCCTCATGTACTCTTTTGCCCag AGGGATGACATAGAAGTGATCGATGAACCTCTATATTCAAATTTTCTTCGGGTCACAGGTTTTGAAAGACCCTACAGGGATGAGCTACTTTCCAAAATG GACCCTGACGGAAATAAGGTTGTCAAAGAAGTCATTTTCGGTCGCGGCACAAAGAAGTATAGGTTCTGTAAG CATATAGCAAAGCAATGGGTGTCTGGTTTACCGAGAGACTTAATGACGAAAGGAAAGCACTTCATATTGATTCGTAGTCCCCTTGACATTTTG CCATCGTTTAATAAGGTAGTGCCACCTTCCTTTGAAGAGTTGGGTCTGGGATACTTGATATCCATATACAATGAGCTCTGTGAGTTGGGAAACCCACCACCGATAATTGATGCAGCCGAACTTCATGAAGACCCTGAG GCTACACTACGATGTCTTTGTGAAGATTTGGATATTCCTTTTCAATCTTCAATGCTCAA ATGGGAAGCTGGTCCAAAACCAATAGATGGGATTTGGGCACCTTGGTGGTATAAAAGTGTACATAAATCAACATGTTTTGAGCCAGCAAAAAAGTACCCTGTG CCATTTACATTTGCTTACTATGACTTGCTGGAGCAATGCCTACCCCTCTACAACTCACTTCGACGCCATGTGAAGAAATCATTATGTCTCCTCAAGTCTCCCTTACCTCGTCCTGATCTTCCTGTTCCTGCCAACGAGAAGCTACTTGCATGGGTTGGTGATGAGCTTCTACCGCGTGAGAGTGCaaag GTTTCTGTGTTTGACTCTGTTGTCCAAGGCGGAGATTCAGTTTGGGAGGGACTCCGAGTTTATTCTGGGAAAGTATTTAAGCTTGAGGAGCATTTAGATAG GATGTTTGACTCTGCAAAGGCTTTGGCTTTCAAAAATGTTCCTACACGAGAAGAG GTCAAAGAAGCCATCTTCAAAACTCTTATTCGGAATGGAATGTTTGACAATGCACACATCCGACTAAGTCTAACACGTGGAAAAAAG GTTACCTCTGGCATGAGCCCGGAGTTCAATCTTTATGGTTGCACATTAATTG TGCTCGCAGAGTGGAAACCTCCTGTCTATGATAATTCAAGTGGTATAACTCTGGTTACAGCTACTACACGTCGTAATTCACCAAAT AACTTGGATTCGAAGATTCACCACAACAACCTTCTGAATAATATACTTGCAAAG ATAGAAGGCAATAATGCAAACGCTGCTGATGCAATCATGCTCGACAAGGATGGTTATGTGTCTGAAACAAATGCTACCAACATT TTTTTGGTGAAAAGAGGCCAGGTCTTAACGCCTCATGCTGATTACTGTCTTCCTGGCATAACTCGAGCAACT ATCATGGAACTGGTGGTGAAGGAAAACTTGGTCTTGGAGGAGCGAAGAATAAGTCTATCAGAGTTTCATACTGCTGATGAG GTTTGGACAACCGGAACAATGGGAGAACTGACTCCT GTTGTAAAGATAGATGGTCGTGATATTGGTGATGGTAAAGTGGGGCCAGTGACTCGAAGATTACAAAATGCTTACAAAAATCTGACAGAAGAGTCAGGAGTGCCCATTCCAACCTACCATAAAAGTTAA
- the LOC107411960 gene encoding branched-chain-amino-acid aminotransferase-like protein 1 — protein sequence MAEHEFEPADPPFLHLVSAFLAMEPTDSLISLARICGEGSVTERVQRFIWSHCISTAAGKLHAPYLRNFLKKLINEVERNHGEVLDELYERYAYYMSSLKDDNLVKGNARVSKYISFLFPDSFFELSSASESRKLLMQLQCSLNMLEGDTGCSIWPSSLYLSECILSFPELFSNKSCFEVGSGVGLVGICLAHVKASKVILSDGDMSTLANMKLNLELNHLGCEGDFPETINDHAKVKCIYLPWESASERDLINFKPYIILGADVIYDPVCLPHLVKLLGTLINQMKSHSKGNTDDSGDGFDAFLSKTISNSGSRKGPLALIASVIRNIDTFNEFLALVEQANLTITDLTETLKPINLLPYMQSYDRTTIRLFSVTCKYDNNGLQVVAIIIHQVLLYHDEDTIYRSCFIGTGQNIITTLICMKLFDLGRLIKMAEELIKQEDGNMEVEVIHLWATPRSLSTGLMYSFAQRDDMEVLDEPLYSNFLRVTGFDRPYREELLSKMEPDGRKVVNEVIFGPGRKKYRFCKHISKEWVPGLPSDLMKKGKHFLVIRNPLDILPSFEKVLPPSFQELGVANLISIYNELSELGRPPLIIDAAELQEDPEATLCGLCEYLDIPFQAAMLKWEAGPKPIDGIWAPWWYKSLHKSTGFKPARKYPEPFPFSHYNLLEQSLPLYNFLRRHVRKSSGLLKSPLPDPDLPVPANKKLLAWVGDELLPRDSAKVSVFDSVVQGGDSVWEGLRVYSGKIFKLEEHLDRMFDSAKALAFKNVPTREEIKEAIFRTLIRNGMFDNSHIRLSLTRGKKVTSGMSPEFNLYGCTLIVLAEWKPPVYDNTSGVTLVAATTRRNSPNNLDSKIHHNNLLNNILAKVEGNNANAADAIMLDKDGYVSETNATNIFLVKKGRVLTPHADYCLPGITRATVMELVVKEKFVLEERRISLSEFHTADEVWTTGTMGELTPVVKIDGRDIGDGKVGPVTRRLQSAYKKLTEESGVPIPTYHES from the exons atggcgGAGCATGAGTTTGAACCTGCAGACCCACCATTTCTACACTTGGTTTCAGCTTTCCTTGCTATGGAGCCCACTGACTCTCTCATCTCATTGGCTCG GATATGTGGTGAAGGGTCGGTTACTGAGAGAGTACAGAGGTTTATTTGGAGCCATTGTATAAGCACAGCT GCTGGAAAACTCCATGCACCTTATTTGAGGAATTTTTTAAAGAAGCTTATAAATGAAGTTGAGAGGAACCATGGTGAGGTTTTGGATGAATTATATGAACGTTATGCTTACTACATGAGTTCACTGAAG GATGATAATTTGGTCAAGGGAAATGCAAGGGTCAGCAAAtacatttcatttctttttcctgaTA GCTTTTTTGAACTTTCAAGTGCTTCAGAGTCAAGGAAATTGTTGATGCAGCTGCAATGTTCTCTCAACATGCTTGAAGGGGATACTGG GTGTTCAATTTGGCCATCAAGTCTTTACTTGTCAGAATGCATACTTTCTTTTCCAGAATTATTCTCTAATAAATCATGTTTCGAG GTTGGTTCAGGAGTTGGTTTAGTTGGCATTTGTCTTGCTCATGTGAAAGCCTCTAAG gtGATATTAAGTGATGGTGACATGTCAACTTTAGCAAACATGAAACTTAATCTGGAGTTGAATCACTTGGGCTGTGAAGGTGATTTTCCTGAAACCATTAATGACCACGCTAAG GTAAAGTGCATTTATCTTCCATGGGAATCTGCTTCAGAAAGAGATCTCATAAACTTCAAGCCATACATAAT ATTGGGTGCAGATGTAATATATGATCCAGTATGTCTCCCACATCTAGTTAAATTACTTGGCACCCTCATAAACCAGATGAAATCTCATTCTAAGGGCAATACTGATGATAGTGGTGATGGCTTTGATGCTTTTCTAAGTAAAACAATATCCAATAGTGGATCAAGGAAAGGTCCATTAGCTTTGATTGCTTCTGTCATTCGCAATATTGACACATTCAATGAATTTCTTGCTTTGGTGGAGCAGGCTAACCTTACCATCACAGACCTGACTGAAACACTCAAACCCATCAATTTGCTTCCTTATATGCAGTCCTATGATCGAACCACAATACGACTATTTAGTGTCACATGCAAATA tGATAATAATGGACTACAG GTAGTCGCTATCATTATCCATCAAGTCCTTCTCTACCATGATGAGGATACTATATATCGTAGCTGTTTTATTGGGACAGGTCAGAACATCATCACAACTTTAATATGCATGAAG TTGTTCGACCTTGGTAGACTCATCAAGATGGCAGAAGAGCTAATAAAGCAAGAAGATGGGAATATGGAGGTGGAGGTCATTCATTTATGGGCTACTCCGAGATCCCTCAGTACAGGCCTTATGTACTCTTTTGCTCAG AGGGATGATATGGAAGTGCTAGATGAACCTCTGTATTCAAATTTTCTTCGGGTTACAGGTTTTGATAGACCTTACAGGGAGGAACTACTATCCAAAATG gaACCTGATGGAAGAAAGGTTGTAAATGAGGTCATTTTTGGTCCTGGAAGAAAGAAGTATCGGTTCTGTAAG CATATTTCAAAGGAATGGGTTCCTGGTTTACCGAGTGATttaatgaagaaaggaaaacacTTCCTAGTGATACGTAATCCCCTTGATATTCTG CCATCCTTTGAAAAGGTTCTGCCTCCATCCTTTCAAGAGTTAGGTGTGGCAAATCTGATCTCTATATACAATGAGCTATCTGAGTTGGGACGGCCCCCATTAATCATTGATGCTGCAGAACTTCAAGAAGATCCTGAG GCTACACTATGTGGTCTCTGTGAATACTTGGATATTCCTTTTCAAGCTGCAATGCTCAA ATGGGAAGCTGGTCCAAAACCAATAGATGGCATTTGGGCTCCCTGGTGGTACAAAAGTCTTCACAAGTCAACAGGTTTCAAACCAGCAAGAAAGTACCCTGAG CCATTTCCTTTTTCTCACTACAACTTGCTGGAGCAGAGCCTACCTCTCTACAACTTCCTTCGGCGCCACGTAAGGAAGTCATCAGGCCTCCTGAAATCTCCCTTACCTGATCCTGATCTTCCAGTTCCTGCCAATAAGAAGCTACTAGCATGGGTCGGTGATGAGCTTCTACCCCGTGACAGTGCAaag GTTTCTGTTTTCGACTCCGTTGTCCAAGGAGGTGATTCAGTTTGGGAAGGACTCCGAGTTTACTCTGGGAAAATATTTAAGCTTGAAGAGCATTTAGATAG GATGTTTGACTCTGCAAAGGCTTTGGCTTTTAAGAATGTTCCTACTCGAGAAGAG ATCAAAGAAGCCATCTTTAGAACTCTTATTCGGAATGGAATGTTTGACAATTCACACATTCGTCTAAGTCTAACACGTGGCAAAAAG GTTACTTCTGGCATGAGTCCTGAATTCAATCTTTATGGCTGCACATTAATTG TCCTTGCTGAATGGAAACCCCCTGTCTATGACAATACAAGTGGTGTAACTTTAGTTGCTGCTACTACACGCCGTAATTCACCAAAT AACTTGGATTCAAAGATTCACCACAATAACCTTCTGAATAATATACTTGCAAAG GTGGAAGGCAATAATGCAAATGCTGCTGATGCAATCATGCTTGACAAGGATGGTTATGTATCTGAAACAAATGCTACCAATATT TTTTTGGTGAAGAAAGGCCGTGTATTAACGCCTCATGCTGATTATTGTCTTCCTGGCATTACTAGAGCAACT GTCATGGAGCTTGTGGTGAAGGAAAAGTTTGTCCTAGAGGAGCGGAGAATCAGTCTATCAGAGTTTCATACTGCAGATGAG GTTTGGACAACTGGGACGATGGGGGAACTCACACCA GTTGTGAAAATTGATGGGCGTGATATTGGTGACGGTAAAGTGGGACCAGTGACTCGTAGGTTGCAAAGTGCTTACAAAAAGTTGACAGAGGAATCAGGAGTTCCCATCCCAACCTACCATGAAAGTTAA